A genome region from candidate division KSB1 bacterium includes the following:
- a CDS encoding T9SS type A sorting domain-containing protein, which translates to MRNKLMLTVVVLLTVTGLVAAQDMVTVTFYANTATVPDTLRSNSIVQVRGSVAPLTWGGDSPVILENVEGDYWMGSFEFPADTTVNFKFYTNSMHDSIYAGAGWEHEGWEANIGAGDRVLETSDSDTTLPLQFVNGLENGLDQYFRPFESNDSTFVVWIRVNMQGWEDFNPENHVVGIRGSNNDDWGQTGELGWGTTYPLEVEANHANGGSIQYNGANFYSAPVHVPNQYADNGIEFKVVVHNAGNPLDEDWGNLVAEEANNRPITFTGSGNDTTNHWFWFMDMQPIPTDHEDQVIVEFRADMSEALTTKGFSLGDTLEVRAGYAGSANETVTKQMQRQGFSNVYAAVETLTTTIGKDLYYQFYKVEDNTDYREIFYNFYYEGDDVNLAERRAVVVSGEEMTVEDIEESNVSMRRMPVFRNTDVLAQDVMVTYTCDLRPAFYTVLSGKVLNDIQGNLDISDPDSVMAKGVAMNGPATGSWSNDVGADWGPHLMTLDNKRMWDDGTHGDAVAGDSIYTIQFQYFKDSSDVVGQEFKFGVGGGDNEGGEGGYGNNHVENIDDTQSEFTIDAQFGSINPAFYDAWDFDAREPLISGVEEKGQTPLQFALMNNYPNPFNPVTTIEYSLSNTEKVELSVYNVIGEKVAELVNQEQSAGEYSIQWDGTDQMGNKVSTGVYIYQIRAGSFTSTQKMVLVK; encoded by the coding sequence ATGAGAAACAAGCTAATGTTGACAGTTGTGGTTCTGCTGACAGTGACCGGACTGGTCGCTGCCCAGGATATGGTCACGGTGACGTTTTACGCCAATACCGCAACTGTCCCGGACACACTCAGATCCAATTCTATCGTTCAGGTTCGCGGGTCCGTGGCTCCATTAACATGGGGTGGAGACTCGCCTGTTATTCTTGAAAACGTGGAAGGCGATTACTGGATGGGAAGTTTTGAATTTCCCGCAGACACCACCGTTAATTTCAAATTCTATACCAACTCGATGCATGATTCCATTTATGCCGGAGCCGGCTGGGAACATGAAGGCTGGGAAGCCAATATCGGCGCCGGAGACCGTGTGCTGGAAACATCCGACTCTGATACGACCCTGCCGCTTCAGTTTGTAAACGGCCTGGAAAATGGATTGGATCAGTATTTCCGTCCTTTTGAGAGCAATGATTCCACGTTTGTGGTTTGGATTCGTGTGAATATGCAGGGATGGGAAGATTTCAATCCGGAGAACCATGTCGTGGGTATCCGCGGTTCCAATAATGATGACTGGGGCCAGACCGGAGAACTCGGCTGGGGAACAACCTATCCGCTGGAAGTTGAAGCCAATCATGCCAACGGCGGATCAATTCAGTACAACGGCGCCAATTTCTACAGCGCCCCGGTTCATGTGCCGAATCAATACGCGGATAATGGCATTGAGTTCAAGGTTGTTGTCCATAATGCGGGAAATCCCCTGGATGAGGACTGGGGCAACCTGGTTGCTGAAGAAGCAAACAATCGTCCCATTACCTTTACCGGAAGCGGAAATGATACCACAAATCACTGGTTCTGGTTTATGGATATGCAGCCCATTCCCACGGATCATGAGGATCAGGTGATTGTGGAATTCCGTGCGGACATGTCGGAAGCTTTGACGACAAAAGGCTTTTCTTTGGGTGACACCCTTGAAGTGAGAGCCGGTTATGCAGGTTCCGCCAATGAGACCGTCACCAAACAGATGCAGCGCCAGGGATTTTCCAATGTCTATGCTGCTGTGGAAACGTTGACCACAACAATTGGTAAAGATCTCTACTACCAGTTTTACAAAGTAGAGGATAATACCGATTATCGTGAGATTTTCTATAATTTCTACTATGAAGGAGATGATGTCAATCTGGCCGAACGCCGTGCCGTAGTGGTATCCGGTGAGGAAATGACCGTTGAAGACATAGAAGAAAGCAATGTCTCAATGCGGCGTATGCCGGTCTTCCGCAACACAGATGTGCTCGCTCAGGATGTGATGGTGACCTATACCTGTGATCTGCGTCCGGCGTTTTACACCGTTCTTTCCGGCAAGGTGCTCAATGACATTCAGGGTAATCTTGATATCTCCGATCCCGACAGTGTCATGGCCAAAGGCGTGGCGATGAACGGACCGGCTACCGGCAGCTGGAGCAACGATGTGGGCGCCGATTGGGGACCGCACCTGATGACGCTGGACAATAAACGCATGTGGGATGATGGCACACACGGCGATGCAGTGGCCGGTGACAGCATCTATACCATTCAATTCCAGTATTTCAAAGACAGCTCCGATGTGGTCGGACAGGAATTCAAATTCGGCGTCGGCGGCGGCGACAATGAAGGCGGCGAAGGCGGCTATGGAAACAATCATGTTGAAAACATAGATGATACCCAGTCCGAATTCACGATTGACGCGCAATTCGGCAGTATCAATCCTGCTTTTTATGATGCATGGGATTTTGATGCTCGCGAACCGCTGATCTCCGGTGTTGAGGAAAAAGGCCAGACTCCATTGCAGTTTGCCTTGATGAACAATTATCCGAATCCGTTCAATCCGGTTACAACCATCGAATACAGCCTTTCCAACACAGAAAAGGTTGAATTGAGTGTATACAATGTGATCGGTGAAAAAGTGGCCGAACTGGTTAATCAGGAACAAAGTGCCGGTGAATATTCCATACAGTGGGATGGTACGGATCAGATGGGCAACAAGGTAAGTACCGGTGTGTATATTTATCAGATCCGCGCCGGAAGCTTTACATCAACTCAGAAAATGGTTTTGGTTAAATAA